One region of Haloprofundus salilacus genomic DNA includes:
- the rqcH gene encoding ribosome rescue protein RqcH — translation MDPKRELSSIDLAALVTELRRYEGAKVDKAYLYGDDLLRLKMRDFDRGRVELLVEVGDVKRAHVADAEHVPDAPGRPPNFAKMLRNRLSGADFAGVEQFEFDRILVFKFERPDADTEIVAELFGQGNIAVLDENREVVSSLSTVRLKSRTVAPGSQYEFPSSRLNPLDVRYEAFAHKMDDSDTDVVRTLATQLNLGGLYAEEVCSRAGVEKTLDIADAGDEQYERLYDALGRIREQLSRGEFDPRVYLEDDAVVDVTPFPLEEHEREGLDAEAYDSFNGALDEYFHRLDRSGDDGGAEAAADSGGPNFEEEIAKKKRIIEQQEGAISGFDEQAREERERAEQVYARYDLVNEILTTIRGAREQGVPWDEIGQKFEEGREQGIEAAEAVRGVDGANGTVSVALDDTTVTLDVSIGVEKNADRLYKEAKRIEEKKEGALEAIENTREQLEALEKRREEWEADDEEAVEEDDDEEHEEIDWLSRQSVPIRQQEHWFERFRWFRTSDDFLVIGGRNADQNEELVKKYLGKGDLFFHTQARGGPVTILKATGPSEPARDVEIPEQSRQEAAQFAVSYASVWKEGRFAGDAYMVSHDQVSKTPESGEYVEKGSFVIRGNRTYFRDVKAEVAVGIACEPETRVVGGPPSAVEPQAETSIRLQPGRYAQNDMAQMCYRELRKRFADQSFVRKVASADKIQEFLPPGGSEIVD, via the coding sequence ATGGACCCAAAGCGGGAGCTTTCGAGCATCGACCTTGCCGCGCTCGTGACGGAGCTTCGCCGGTACGAGGGCGCGAAGGTCGACAAGGCCTATCTGTACGGCGACGACCTCCTGCGCCTCAAGATGCGGGATTTCGACCGCGGACGCGTCGAACTCCTCGTGGAAGTGGGCGACGTCAAGCGCGCGCACGTCGCCGACGCCGAGCACGTTCCGGACGCACCCGGTCGACCGCCGAACTTCGCGAAGATGCTCCGAAACCGACTGTCGGGCGCGGACTTCGCGGGCGTCGAACAGTTCGAGTTCGACCGGATTCTCGTCTTCAAATTCGAGCGACCCGACGCCGACACGGAGATCGTCGCCGAACTGTTCGGGCAAGGAAACATCGCCGTTTTGGACGAGAATCGGGAGGTGGTGAGCAGCCTCTCGACCGTTCGCCTGAAGTCGCGGACCGTCGCGCCGGGTAGTCAGTACGAGTTCCCGAGTTCGCGGCTGAATCCGCTTGACGTGCGCTACGAGGCGTTTGCGCACAAGATGGACGACTCCGACACCGACGTCGTACGAACGCTCGCGACTCAACTGAATCTGGGCGGACTCTACGCCGAAGAAGTGTGCAGTCGCGCGGGCGTCGAGAAGACGCTCGACATCGCCGACGCAGGCGACGAGCAGTACGAGAGACTGTACGACGCGCTCGGACGGATTCGCGAACAGCTCTCGCGCGGCGAGTTCGACCCCCGCGTCTACCTCGAAGACGACGCCGTCGTCGACGTGACGCCGTTCCCGCTCGAAGAACACGAACGAGAGGGTCTCGACGCCGAGGCGTACGACTCGTTCAACGGCGCGCTCGACGAGTACTTCCACCGCCTCGACCGGAGCGGCGACGACGGCGGCGCCGAGGCTGCCGCCGACTCCGGCGGCCCGAACTTCGAGGAGGAGATAGCGAAGAAGAAGCGCATCATCGAGCAGCAGGAAGGCGCTATCAGCGGGTTCGACGAGCAAGCCCGAGAGGAGCGAGAGCGCGCCGAACAGGTGTACGCGCGCTACGATCTCGTGAACGAGATTCTGACGACGATCCGGGGCGCGCGCGAGCAGGGCGTTCCGTGGGACGAGATCGGCCAGAAGTTCGAGGAGGGAAGAGAGCAGGGAATCGAGGCGGCCGAGGCCGTCCGCGGCGTCGACGGTGCGAACGGAACCGTCTCCGTGGCGCTCGACGACACGACGGTCACCCTCGACGTGTCGATAGGCGTAGAGAAGAACGCCGACCGACTGTACAAAGAAGCCAAGCGCATCGAGGAGAAGAAGGAGGGCGCACTCGAAGCCATCGAAAACACCCGCGAACAGCTCGAAGCGCTCGAAAAACGCCGCGAGGAGTGGGAGGCCGACGACGAGGAAGCGGTCGAGGAAGACGACGACGAGGAGCACGAGGAGATAGACTGGCTCTCGCGGCAGTCGGTGCCGATTCGGCAACAGGAGCACTGGTTCGAGCGGTTCCGCTGGTTCCGGACCAGCGACGACTTCCTCGTCATCGGCGGCCGCAACGCCGACCAGAACGAGGAACTGGTGAAAAAGTACCTCGGGAAAGGCGACCTGTTCTTCCACACGCAGGCCCGCGGCGGTCCGGTGACGATTCTGAAAGCGACCGGACCGAGCGAACCCGCCCGCGACGTAGAGATTCCGGAGCAGAGCAGACAGGAGGCGGCGCAGTTTGCCGTCTCCTACGCCTCCGTCTGGAAGGAGGGGCGCTTCGCTGGGGACGCGTACATGGTGAGCCACGACCAGGTGTCGAAAACGCCCGAGAGCGGCGAGTACGTCGAGAAAGGGTCGTTCGTGATTCGCGGCAACCGGACGTACTTCCGCGACGTGAAAGCCGAAGTCGCCGTCGGCATCGCCTGCGAACCGGAGACGCGCGTCGTCGGCGGACCGCCGTCGGCGGTCGAACCGCAGGCCGAGACGTCGATTCGACTTCAGCCAGGTCGCTACGCCCAGAACGACATGGCGCAGATGTGCTACCGCGAACTCCGCAAGCGGTTCGCCGACCAGTCGTTCGTGAGAAAGGTGGCGAGCGCCGACAAGATACAGGAGTTCCTGCCGCCGGGCGGGAGCGAGATAGTCGATTAA
- a CDS encoding DUF4013 domain-containing protein: MLTESLSYVRNSDDWVKNVLIGGILSLLGFLIVPTFLVIGYLLRVVRGSMRGDERPPAFDDWGEMAVDGLKGFAIGLAYGLVPLTLAVVFAVLTGLASGGGDIGVVGGLFGLVGALLVFVTGLAVVYALPAGLANYAETDRMGAAFNTGMLRSTLTSGTYATAWLTAFAVFLVAGVVAGALNVVPLLGTVVGVFVTFYAAVAGYHIIGRAWGELHPVAMRDDEMPAERAAI, from the coding sequence ATGCTTACCGAATCACTCTCGTACGTGCGAAACAGCGACGACTGGGTCAAGAACGTCCTCATCGGGGGAATCCTCAGCCTGCTCGGCTTCCTCATCGTCCCGACGTTCCTCGTCATCGGCTACCTGCTCCGCGTCGTCCGCGGGTCGATGCGCGGCGACGAACGACCGCCCGCGTTCGACGACTGGGGCGAGATGGCCGTCGACGGCCTGAAAGGCTTCGCCATCGGACTCGCCTACGGTCTCGTTCCGCTTACCTTGGCTGTCGTCTTCGCGGTGCTGACCGGCCTCGCGAGCGGCGGCGGCGACATCGGCGTCGTCGGTGGCCTATTCGGCCTCGTCGGCGCGCTGCTTGTCTTCGTGACGGGTCTCGCCGTCGTCTACGCGTTGCCCGCCGGCTTGGCGAACTACGCCGAGACCGACCGGATGGGCGCCGCGTTCAACACCGGAATGCTCCGCTCGACGCTGACCTCGGGTACCTACGCGACCGCGTGGCTGACGGCGTTCGCCGTCTTCCTCGTGGCCGGTGTCGTCGCGGGCGCGCTGAACGTCGTCCCGCTGCTCGGCACCGTCGTCGGCGTATTCGTCACGTTCTATGCCGCCGTCGCCGGCTACCACATTATCGGCCGCGCGTGGGGCGAGCTGCACCCCGTCGCGATGCGCGACGACGAGATGCCCGCCGAACGCGCCGCCATCTGA
- a CDS encoding DUF4013 domain-containing protein, protein MFRDALNAPARTADAVQTLFLGGFLSLLALLVPIGWLATVGTVPFFVLALPFVLLPPLLLRGYYVRVMQAGLRGEEAAPSFVRWNRLVADGLRSYAVAFVYLLPVVTLWVLVAVVAIAVELRTLGGPTSSVFVTLSTALAAVVSGLYLPVFAYLVPAALVTYAATGRLAAAFSPRTVGRVLVDGEYAKGWAVASLLLFGALTVAVPLSLFLVGVFVLFYLQTVVHSLYGRTARKALAVELGDDDRARAERGQRRPEVEAAVQVGRSVGLAEGRGEAVSPTDGDFSSGSECGDDRVGGTRRDDDRPRDDRPRDGTRGRTFEGGDR, encoded by the coding sequence ATGTTTCGCGACGCGCTGAACGCTCCGGCCCGCACCGCCGACGCCGTTCAGACGCTGTTTCTGGGCGGTTTTCTGTCGCTTCTCGCGCTGCTGGTACCGATTGGGTGGCTGGCGACGGTGGGGACCGTTCCGTTCTTCGTTCTCGCGTTGCCGTTCGTGTTGCTCCCGCCGCTGTTGCTGCGTGGGTACTACGTCCGAGTGATGCAGGCGGGACTCCGCGGCGAGGAGGCCGCGCCGTCGTTCGTACGGTGGAATCGACTGGTGGCCGACGGTCTCCGGTCGTACGCCGTCGCGTTCGTCTATCTGCTCCCGGTCGTCACGCTGTGGGTACTCGTCGCCGTGGTCGCAATAGCGGTCGAACTGCGCACTCTCGGCGGACCGACCAGTTCGGTGTTCGTCACGCTCTCGACGGCGCTAGCGGCGGTCGTCAGCGGTCTCTATCTGCCGGTTTTCGCGTACCTCGTCCCCGCCGCGCTCGTGACGTACGCCGCGACGGGACGCCTCGCCGCGGCGTTCTCCCCGCGGACCGTCGGCCGCGTTCTCGTCGACGGCGAGTACGCGAAAGGCTGGGCGGTGGCGAGCCTCCTCCTGTTCGGCGCGCTGACGGTCGCCGTTCCGCTGTCGCTGTTTCTCGTCGGCGTGTTCGTCCTCTTCTACCTCCAGACCGTCGTCCACTCGCTGTACGGCCGGACAGCACGGAAGGCGCTCGCTGTCGAACTCGGCGACGACGATCGGGCGCGCGCCGAACGCGGACAGCGCCGACCGGAGGTCGAAGCGGCGGTTCAGGTGGGACGGAGCGTCGGCCTCGCCGAAGGCCGCGGCGAGGCGGTGTCGCCGACGGACGGCGATTTCTCGTCCGGCAGCGAGTGCGGCGACGACCGGGTCGGCGGGACGAGGCGCGACGACGACCGACCCCGCGACGACCGACCCCGTGACGGAACCCGCGGCCGCACTTTCGAAGGTGGTGACCGGTGA
- a CDS encoding DUF4013 domain-containing protein, whose amino-acid sequence MLRESLRYPLRGDDATETLLIGGGLHVVTVFVPFVPLILVLGYLVRVLDEGSDGPTALRDGTPPGFGDLRGLVVDGLKATLVVGLYVVGPIVVLLVTLGGASELSPEALAGTASVAVLIGSTAALLAALGVAYLLPAALVGYARSRRLRAAFDRATLRTTATDARYFVAVVTAAGVLSAAAVVSVLGAPRSLPRFVGFFVLFYTEVAAAALVGRVYGESVPAERTESASSE is encoded by the coding sequence ATGCTACGGGAGTCGCTTCGCTACCCGCTCCGCGGTGACGACGCGACGGAGACGCTGCTGATCGGCGGCGGTCTCCACGTCGTCACCGTCTTCGTCCCGTTCGTTCCACTGATTTTGGTTCTCGGCTACCTTGTCCGCGTGCTCGACGAGGGGAGCGACGGTCCGACGGCGCTCAGAGACGGGACACCTCCGGGGTTCGGCGATCTACGCGGCCTCGTCGTCGATGGGCTGAAAGCGACGCTGGTGGTCGGTCTCTACGTGGTCGGTCCGATCGTCGTACTCCTAGTGACGCTCGGTGGTGCGAGCGAGCTCTCGCCCGAGGCGCTGGCCGGAACGGCGAGCGTCGCCGTCCTCATTGGGTCGACGGCGGCACTGCTCGCGGCGCTCGGCGTCGCGTATCTCCTCCCGGCGGCGCTCGTCGGCTACGCGCGCTCGCGTCGCCTTCGAGCGGCGTTCGACCGAGCGACGCTTCGGACGACGGCGACGGATGCGCGGTACTTCGTCGCCGTCGTCACCGCCGCCGGCGTCCTGAGCGCCGCCGCCGTGGTGTCGGTACTGGGCGCACCCCGGTCGCTACCGCGCTTCGTTGGTTTCTTCGTGCTGTTCTACACGGAAGTCGCGGCGGCGGCGCTCGTCGGCCGCGTCTACGGCGAGAGCGTCCCGGCGGAGCGGACGGAGTCGGCAAGTTCGGAATGA
- a CDS encoding mRNA surveillance protein pelota, with translation MRIAGRGRGEEGRERITLVPENVDDLWHLSYVLEPGDHVSGDTTRRIQRADDQMRDTGGEREHLHVTIEVDDVEFARFANRLRVGGVIVGCSREDQLGHHHTLNVEERGEITIEKHFKPDQIDRIEEAERATENPDVVIATVEEGEAYIHTVAQYGTEEYASFTAPTGKGEYARPRSELFDELGSALSHADADTVILAGPGFTKQDARDYIADNYPEVAEKLTTVDTASVGDRGVHEVLKRGAVDDVQKETRIAREAERIDDLMERIAEGAKAAYGVDEVAQAAEFGAIEELLILDSRLRDERQGRGDWMRDVNEIIETVEQKGGEVTVFSVEFQPGQQLKNLGGIAALLRYRLK, from the coding sequence ATGCGAATCGCAGGCCGTGGTCGCGGCGAAGAGGGGCGCGAGCGCATCACGCTCGTCCCCGAGAACGTCGACGACCTCTGGCATCTCTCGTACGTACTCGAACCCGGCGACCACGTCTCGGGCGATACGACCCGGCGCATCCAGCGCGCCGACGACCAGATGCGCGACACCGGCGGCGAGCGTGAACACCTCCACGTCACCATCGAAGTCGACGACGTGGAGTTCGCCCGTTTCGCCAATCGGCTTCGCGTCGGCGGCGTCATCGTCGGCTGTTCCCGCGAGGACCAACTCGGCCACCACCACACGCTCAACGTCGAGGAACGCGGCGAGATAACCATCGAGAAGCACTTCAAGCCGGACCAGATCGACCGCATCGAGGAGGCCGAACGCGCCACCGAGAACCCCGATGTCGTCATCGCCACCGTCGAGGAGGGCGAGGCCTACATCCACACCGTCGCCCAGTACGGCACCGAGGAGTACGCATCGTTCACCGCACCGACCGGGAAGGGCGAGTACGCGCGTCCGCGAAGCGAACTGTTCGACGAACTCGGGTCGGCGCTGTCGCACGCCGACGCCGACACGGTGATTCTGGCCGGGCCGGGCTTTACGAAGCAGGACGCCCGCGACTACATCGCCGACAACTACCCCGAGGTAGCCGAGAAACTGACCACCGTCGACACCGCGAGCGTCGGCGACCGGGGCGTCCACGAGGTGCTGAAGCGCGGGGCAGTCGACGACGTCCAGAAGGAGACCCGCATCGCCCGCGAGGCCGAGCGCATCGACGATCTGATGGAACGCATCGCCGAGGGCGCGAAAGCCGCCTACGGCGTCGATGAGGTGGCGCAAGCCGCCGAGTTCGGCGCGATAGAGGAACTGCTGATTCTGGACTCCCGGCTGCGGGACGAAAGACAGGGCCGCGGCGACTGGATGCGGGACGTAAACGAGATAATCGAAACCGTCGAGCAGAAAGGCGGCGAGGTGACCGTCTTCTCCGTGGAGTTCCAGCCTGGTCAGCAACTGAAGAATCTCGGTGGCATCGCGGCGCTACTGCGCTACCGACTCAAGTAG
- a CDS encoding ornithine cyclodeaminase family protein, giving the protein MTDALFLTSDDVAGLATPAEYVDAVREGYRQRGDGAPAEPRTKLVNDDPRGMLTTYAAVLPETGAMGGYMYTAGFGESDAWFMTPLFDAESGEPLALLDGASMNPFKTGAAGGVAVDALAREDAESVAIIGSGAQARGQLRAVAAVRDLDTVWVYSPTKENRESFAGEMDRLLDASVAAVASSAAAVEGADVVVTATNASEPVFDGDLLEPGTHVTAMGQYSPNKREVDATTVERSKYVLDLRARATQDAGSFLHAVEEGVVTEDHVYAELGEVVAGEVPGREDDEEITLFDSGGTGIETVAAAHMLYEKAREEGLGTTLDLAPASEALTGE; this is encoded by the coding sequence ATGACAGACGCGCTGTTTCTCACGAGCGACGACGTTGCGGGACTCGCGACGCCCGCCGAGTACGTCGACGCGGTTCGCGAAGGCTATCGACAACGCGGCGACGGCGCGCCCGCCGAACCGCGGACGAAACTCGTCAACGACGACCCGCGAGGGATGCTCACCACCTACGCCGCCGTCCTCCCCGAGACAGGAGCGATGGGCGGCTACATGTACACCGCCGGATTCGGCGAGAGCGATGCCTGGTTCATGACGCCGCTTTTCGACGCCGAGTCGGGCGAACCGCTCGCGCTGCTCGACGGTGCGAGCATGAACCCATTCAAGACGGGGGCGGCCGGCGGCGTCGCCGTCGACGCGCTCGCCCGCGAGGACGCCGAATCGGTGGCGATCATCGGCAGCGGCGCGCAGGCGCGCGGGCAATTGCGCGCAGTGGCCGCCGTCCGTGACCTTGACACCGTCTGGGTCTACTCGCCGACGAAGGAGAACCGCGAGTCGTTCGCCGGGGAGATGGACCGACTGCTCGACGCCAGTGTCGCCGCCGTCGCCTCCAGCGCTGCCGCTGTCGAAGGCGCGGACGTCGTCGTCACGGCGACGAACGCGTCCGAACCCGTCTTCGACGGTGATTTGCTCGAACCGGGAACTCACGTCACCGCGATGGGTCAGTACAGCCCTAACAAGCGGGAGGTCGACGCGACGACTGTCGAGCGCTCGAAGTACGTCCTGGACCTCCGGGCGCGCGCGACGCAGGACGCCGGGTCGTTCCTCCACGCGGTCGAGGAGGGCGTCGTCACCGAGGACCACGTCTACGCCGAACTCGGCGAGGTGGTCGCGGGCGAGGTGCCGGGCCGCGAAGACGACGAGGAGATTACGCTGTTCGACAGCGGCGGTACCGGTATCGAGACGGTCGCGGCGGCGCACATGTTGTACGAGAAGGCGCGCGAGGAGGGTCTCGGCACGACGCTCGACCTGGCGCCCGCCAGCGAAGCGCTCACCGGCGAGTGA